In Gadus chalcogrammus isolate NIFS_2021 chromosome 23, NIFS_Gcha_1.0, whole genome shotgun sequence, a genomic segment contains:
- the atp6v1ab gene encoding V-type proton ATPase catalytic subunit A, which yields MDMSKLAKIRDEERESEFGYVHGVSGPVVTATAMAGAAMYELVRVGHSELVGEIIRLEGDMATIQVYEETSGVSVGDPVLRTGKPLSVELGPGIMGSIFDGIQRPLKDINDITQSIYIPRGVNIGALNRDSKWEFTPSKSLRAGSHITGGDIYGVVYENSLIKHKIMLPPRNRGTVTYVAPPGNYDVSDVVMELEFEGVKEKFTMVQVWPVRQVRPVTEKLPANHPLLTGQRVLDALFPCVQGGTTAIPGAFGCGKTVISQSLSKYSNSDVIIYVGCGERGNEMSEVLRDFPELTMEVDGKTESIMKRTALVANTSNMPVAAREASIYTGITLSEYFRDMGYHVSMMADSTSRWAEALREISGRLAEMPADSGYPAYLGARLASFYERAGRVKCLGNPEREGSVSIVGAVSPPGGDFSDPVTSATLGIVQVFWGLDKKLAQRKHFPSVNWLISYSKYTRALDEYYDKHFPEFVPLRTKAKEILQEEEDLAEIVQLVGKASLAETDKITLEVAKLLKDDFLQQNGYTPYDRFCPFYKTVGILSNTISFYDLARHAVETTAQSDNRITWAMIREHMGEILYRLSAMKFKDPVKDGEAKIKAEYGQLLEDMQNSFRTLEE from the exons ATGGACATGTCCAAGCTGGCGAAGATTcgggatgaggagagggagagcgagttTGGATACGTCCATGGAGTCTCCGGCCCTG TGGTGACGGCCACTGCCATGGCGGGGGCGGCCATGTACGAGCTGGTGCGCGTTGGCCACAGCGAGCTGGTGGGAGAGATCATCAGGCTGGAGGGGGACATGGCCACCATCCAGGTCTACGAGGAGACCT CCGGCGTGTCGGTGGGGGACCCCGTCCTGCGCACAGGGAAGCCTCTCTCTGTCGAACTGGGCCCCGGGATTATGGGCTCCATCTTTGACGGCATCCAGCGGCCCCTGAAGGACATCAACGACATCACCCAGAGCATCTACATCCCCCGCGGAGTCAACATCGGAGCCCTGAACCGGGACTCCAAGTGGGAGTTCACGCCCAGCAAGAGCCTGCGG GCAGGCAGTCACATCACCGGCGGGGACATCTATGGGGTGGTGTATGAGAACTCCCTCATCAAGCACAAGATCATGCTGCCCCCCAGGAACAGAGGCACCGTAACCTACGTGGCCCCCCCTGGGAACTACGACGTCTCT gacgTGGTGATGGAGCTGGAATTTGAGGGCGTGAAGGAGAAGTTCACCATGGTGCAGGTGTGGCCTGTGAGACAGGTCCGGCCCGTCACCGAGAAGCTGCCCGCCAACCACCCCCTACTGACGGGCCAGAGGGTCCTGGACGCCCTCTTCCC GTGCGTGCAGGGTGGAACCACCGCCATCCCCGGAGCCTTCGGCTGTGGTAAAACCGTCATCTCCCAGTCCCTGTCCAAATACTCCAACAGTGACGTCATCATCTACGTGGGCTGCGGGGAGCGCGGGAACGAGATGTCGGAAGTCCTGCGAGACTTCCCAGAG CTTACCATGGAGGTGGACGGGAAGACAGAAAGCATCATGAAGAGAACGGCGTTGGTGGCCAACACCTCCAACATGCCTGTGGCGGCCAGAGAAGCCTCCATTTACACAG GGATCACCCTCTCCGAGTACTTCCGGGACATGGGCTACCACGTGAGCATGATGGCCGACTCTACCTCCCGCTGGGCTGAGGCGCTCAGGGAGATCTCAGGCCGACTGGCCGAGATGCCTGCTG ACAGCGGCTACCCTGCGTATCTTGGCGCTCGGCTTGCCTCCTTCTACGAGCGTGCTGGCAGGGTGAAGTGTCTGGGCAACCCGGAGCGAGAGGGGAGCGTCAGTATTGTCGGAGC tgtgtcgccccctggtggagacTTCTCAGACCCCGTGACTTCAGCCACACTGGGAATCGTACAG GTGTTCTGGGGTCTGGACAAGAAGCTGGCCCAGAGGAAGCACTTCCCCTCGGTCAACTGGCTGATCAGCTACAGCAAGTACACGCGTGCGCTCGACGAGTACTACGACAAGCACTTCCCAGAGTTCGTGCCGCTGCGCACCAAGGCCAAGGAGATCctgcaagaggaggaggacctggccGAGATCGTGCAGCTTGTCGGGAAG GCGTCCCTGGCCGAGACGGATAAGATCACCCTGGAGGTGGCCAAGCTGCTCAAAGACGACTTCCTGCAGCAGAACGGCTACACTCCATATGACAG GTTCTGCCCCTTCTATAAGACGGTGGGCATCCTGTCCAACACCATCTCATTCTACGACCTGGCGCGCCACGCCGTGGAGACCACAGCCCAGAGCGACAACAGGATCACCTGGGCCATGATCCGAGAGCACATGGGAGAGATCCTGTACCGCCTCAGCGCCATGAagttcaag GACCCTGTGAAGGACGGGGAGGCCAAGATCAAGGCGGAGTACGGCCAGCTGCTGGAGGACATGCAGAACTCCTTCCGCACGCTGGAGGAGTAG
- the LOC130377611 gene encoding basic helix-loop-helix domain-containing protein USF3, with protein MMPEMTETQTPGRKPKKKKNKESHNAVERHRKEKINAGINRIGNLLPCSQALKQSKNMILDQAVRYITDLKKQNDAMLLEGGDKVQAEEIRRLRRQMEEMRKESVHYIDLLKAHDINFLEDPTVHWKGKQRCAKVAKVTPTHQLPKGIIVYSNGNVICPAGKEPVLEKQTPETVLVQPGPDSNTGVRVNGVLHVNVPSAPSLLPAANVAPLEKTAALRLVERTHPLPTSVSYITLQIPAGSTSLPQHSQSAVPSHNITIAATPVTQLSTQPVVSLATVAQAGTHSSTAVVADIVGSLVSGDTAMRTVSYTSIPSNTAVLGAGAAGSTQTTWTTLHLAGNTVQPVCQSMPTLEGATTNQRLQQLTVCPMGNKSTTQPIKFQIRPQVPLQQASIATHIQAQPVHRLPQLHSALLTQTNTQPQCAVPPRPAVVAHPAVMSQPQPSVLQPASVVPHRQTALIPQPKPQALPQPALVPQPQATVLPLLQTMQVLQVNPSGAGVSGVSAPQNTNNQSVVILQQGNACSSQATVREELPNQMSCQHIVIIQTPNQTAPSQQNPQVGIVPAALPTAVSALPTQITTTNCTTTTANLHTVGGKQLVHILPRPVPPKMKSSQQGIQASPARTAQSAAPQTITVNGQFALQPMNTADKAGMQGSKSTLQLVQPTTAEEPTTNVALNSLGALSSLNKSISQGLPLTITSLTNLQKPAAPPSVVQQQQQQPTSSVTPAVQEVAPTAPSSHLQASATPPLLPVPLADATKARRQKKSKVVAKKGANKRTKPPKRRESIQAQVTIAGAARPVVAVVEYPTAGSVKDSVPAVNTVVTPATCSKVTADGKTPENISKSRSKTITVSNSSSQAAVCSKPQQQEGPTSVSSPLSVSQSTSATSINNTQNEDIVSLPSGALSSTPAVTLKTAVAAAMAIKSKPVSVVGNSTTASKVPGPRTNSQATTTEPSGKLSRPLSSTGSSSSSIRCVVSGVCATDGRSTSSSVTTVSTVSSPVCTPLVSDSMAPVRIQGTQTTLSQACSKPEAQISPSASVSSTAPPSSMVLTFSVAPGTTPTSTEMRKAGAVGRSLIQQPDLLTSTPSPSCMADVKQTRGLVRERETQKQRHVSAALEKQCMAESTNLDVPSRKDYLLSPPVYTILDHHETMEHHMTASRQTDSPMSAGGGSGRGFSVASMLPQGHGINASSGSFGTFTFTSEQADIVALAMLEQEIPGRRAAGCTADHSTPAISATTAWEPPKTSPSSATQERGLSAPQGKATKPMEAAVTKPPSQGSVRAQSGEGSIIGLTGSRHPTGISYSQVQSHPLVPSQCGTSLSVNNLIRPNSSQQPYPGSPSLSGQQGSIPSPVGSSPHLSQSSNSSLPPCSVSVQLNDYTPLKGALMRNQAGMGERHVKHVSKRQAQEEVMLTSGKRPKLCPQSTPIHSRMEVKAPDHTQMMVGQIPPGPSAIMSRINPDGAGSLFTSNSFMNTVLRPIECPPQGLPDPNQSVLPHVAQGHPQHTSSQSGQHLSGNPYMKQQQQQQQQQQQQQQQQQQQQQQQQQQEQQRHQLYQLQHHLTQPDPAQLHSLHQRLLQQQEQQHVQKKRGLVRGNQSSSPAGLHQKPHHMEKPGVQQQQQQQQLQQHPQQQQHQQHAQQQAHQHQQQSHQQSHPQPHQQLPQHPQQTHQQQHQQQQQLQQQQSSHSRHQQHLQQQIQQQQHFGVRPPEKSCESQAGGPRSHHAGHLAQQEHLKAGQDHNSMQRLLSSRSLEQQLITQPSNPASRAPDMACTPSRQERHRVSNYSAEALIGKSSSNGDHHQQQQQQQQQQQQQQQQQQQQQQQQQQQQQQQQQQQQQQQQQQQQQRMGLHHQTGRGSAPEQSDLRGYLDTSRGKASIGHSQNRHEHPGSSDVQRVSECPPFKAMVSGGGGHQLGGFEVQGSRGGDMTPKPVPPTQRVPQGQQQQQQGGFRMGGGLPGDGRSRGGYSGAHPGSQGGGSVLSREQDSCHQSFMQNLLSPHLPEQTAHQRPVQCCPPVSIMEYGCVTASSTADMQAKASSPSGAQSQKTQSMRLGDGSKGHLPHGSGNMHGGGSPVVRAAVLPHPPIPHSGPEPGGRPPATRAPSTAAGQRSRHPGQDNLPAKLRPGERPRSGPLRPTNPFEPEGHLPLAPGGHLPLAPGGGGLLSRPQSGGDARRSSIVRFNDGDGNLLPDQHLTQNFSFPFIGEGGMNPPPPPPPINTNSTFIPPVSQAGSSRTPALLPVEPQNTLPSFYSSYSPAAHPSLPSDLPLQYFSNQMFTSPGGDKGGAAPLNNRFGSILSPPRPVGFGQASFPLLPEMPPMPITNASGITPHLSNFSLTSLFPEIATAMPSDGSSMPMSPLLSLSNASAADSGKQTNRPAHNISHILGHDGSSAV; from the exons ATGATGCCAGAGatgacagaaacacagacccCTGGTCGTAAGCCCAA aaagaagaaaaacaaagaatcTCACAATGCAG TTGAGagacatagaaaagaaaagaTAAATGCTGGAATTAACCGCATTGGTAACCTTTTGCCATGTTCCCAGGCACTCAAACAG AGTAAGAATATGATACTGGACCAAGCCGTTCGCTACATTACTGACCTGAAGAAACAGAATGATGCAATGCTTCTTGAAGGAGGTGATAAAGTGCAAG CGGAGGAGATCCGCAGACTGCGCCGACagatggaggagatgaggaaggagAGCGTCCACTACATCGACCTCCTCAAGGCCCACGACATCAACTTCCTGGAGGACCCCACTGTCCACTGGAAGGGCAAGCAGCGTTGTGCCAAAGTTGCCAAGGTGACTCCCACTCACCAACTACCAAAGGGAATCATCGTCTACTCCAACGGGAACGTGATTTGTCCAGCGGGGAAGGAGCCTGTCCTCGAAAAACAAACCCCAGAGACGGTCCTGGTGCAGCCAGGGCCTGACTCCAACACCGGGGTCAGGGTCAACGGGGTCCTCCACGTCAACGTGCCCTCTGCCCCCTCGCTGCTTCCTGCGGCAAACGTTGCTCCTCTGGAGAAAACCGCAGCTCTGAGGCTGGTGGAAAGGACCCACCCTCTGCCGACCTCCGTGTCCTACATCACACTCCAGATCCCCGCTGGCAGCACCTCCTTGCCTCAGCATTCCCAGTCTGCCGTTCCATCCCATAACATTACCATAGCTGCCACTCCAGTGACCCAGCTATCTACTCAGCCTGTCGTGAGCCTGGCCACCGTGGCCCAGGCTGGAACGCACTCCTCCACTGCAGTGGTGGCAGACATTGTGGGCTCTTTAGTCTCCGGAGACACCGCCATGAGGACTGTCAGCTACACGTCCATCCCCAGCAACACAGCTGTCCTCGGGGCTGGGGCAGCCGGTAGCACACAGACCACATGGACAACGCTCCATTTGGCAGGGAACACTGTGCAGCCTGTCTGTCAGAGCATGCCTACGTTGGAGGGTGCTACCACCAATCAGAGGCTTCAGCAGCTGACCGTGTGTCCAATGGGTAACAAATCCACTACCCAGCCCATTAAATTCCAAATACGACCTCAGGTACCCTTACAGCAGGCGAGCATTGCAACACACATCCAAGCACAGCCTGTTCATAGACTTCCACAGCTGCATTCAGCCCTCCTCACACAGACCAATACCCAGCCCCAATGTGCTGTTCCTCCCCGGCCGGCCGTGGTGGCCCATCCTGCTGTCATGTCACAACCCCAGCCATCTGTGCTGCAACCAGCGTCTGTGGTTCCCCATCGCCAGACCGCCCTGATCCCTCAACCCAAGCCCCAGGCCCTCCCTCAGCCGGCCCTTGTACCCCAGCCTCAGGCAACAGTACTTCCCCTTCTCCAGACCATGCAGGTGCTGCAGGTCAACCCATCaggggccggcgtgtctggggTGTCCGCTCCGCAGAACACCAATAACCAGAGTGTGGTCATCCTACAGCAGGGAAATGCCTGTTCGTCTCAAGCCACAGTTAGAGAGGAACTGCCCAATCAGATGTCATGCCAGCATATCGTCATCATCCAAACCCCCAATCAGACGGCCCCCTCCCAACAGAATCCTCAGGTTGGCATCGTTCCTGCTGCTCTTCCCACTGCAGTGTCTGCTCTCCCTACTCAAATCACAACAACTAACTGCACAACAACTACAGCTAACTTACACACGGTTGGAGGGAAACAGCTGGTGCACATTTTACCACGCCCTGTTCCACCCAAAATGAAGTCCTCCCAGCAGGGGATCCAGGCTTCACCTGCCAGGACTGCTCAGTCTGCCGCCCCACAGACCATCACTGTGAATGGCCAGTTTGCTTTGCAGCCCATGAATACAGCAGATAAAGCAGGCATGCAGGGCAGCAAAAGCACCCTGCAGCTGGTCCAGCCCACCACCGCAGAAGAACCTACCACCAATGTGGCCCTCAATAGTCTAGGGGCGCTGAGCAGCCTCAACAAGAGCATCTCCCAAGGCCTGCCTCTGACGATCACCAGTCTGACGAATCTTCAGAAACCTGCGGCTCCTCCTTCGGTtgtccaacagcagcagcaacagcccaCCTCTTCTGTCACCCCTGCCGTCCAAGAAGTAGCACCCACTGCCCCCTCCAGTCACTTACAGGCTTCGGCTactcctcccctcctgcctGTTCCCTTGGCTGATGCCACTAAGGCCCGACGGCAGAAAAAAAGCAAAGTTGTTGCCAAAAAGGGAGCAAACAAAAGAACCAAGCCCcccaagaggagagagagtataCAGGCCCAGGTTACTATCGCTGGTGCAGCTAGGCCAGTGGTTGCTGTAGTAGAATACCCAACTGCTGGGAGTGTAAAAGATAGTGTCCCTGCAGTCAACACAGTTGTTACACCCGCCACTTGTAGTAAAGTCACTGCTGATGGTAAAACGCCAGAAAATATCTCCAAGAGCCGATCTAAAACAATCACTGTATCAAACTCCTCCAGTCAGGCTGCAGTATGCAGTAAGCCCCAGCAACAAGAAGGCCCAACATCTGTAAGTAGCCCACTGAGCGTATCTCAAAGCACATCTGCAACTAGTATTAATAATACACAAAATGAAGACATTGTGAGTCTACCAAGTGGTGCATTATCATCCACTCCTGCGGTCACACTCAAAACAGCGGTGGCAGCAGCCATGGCCATTAAGAGCAAACCAGTGTCAGTGGTCGGCAATAGCACCACTGCCTCTAAAGTCCCAGGGCCCCGGACCAATTCACAGGCCACCACTACTGAACCTTCCGGGAAGCTATCGAGGCCGCTCAGCTCCACTGGAAGCTCTAGCAGTTCCATTAGATGTGTTGTCTCTGGCGTTTGTGCCACAGACGGTCGTAGCACCTCCTCCAGTGTCACTACGGTGTCTACCGTCTCATCTCCGGTCTGCACCCCTCTTGTCTCGGACAGCATGGCACCAGTTAGGATTCAGGGCACCCAGACCACACTCTCCCAGGCATGCTCCAAGCCAGAAGCACAAATTTCCCCGTCCGCCTCTGTGAGCTCCACCGCACCACCCTCCTCAATGGTTCTGACGTTCTCCGTGGCCCCGGGCACAACTCCTACAAGCACTGAGATGAGGAAAGCAGGCGCCGTCGGTAGATCTCTGATCCAGCAGCCGGACCTGCTCACGTCCACGCCCTCCCCGTCCTGCATGGCCGACGTCAAACAGACCCGGGGTCTCGtccgagagagggagacccaGAAGCAGAGACACGTCTCTGCAGCGTTGGAGAAACAGTGCATGGCCGAGTCCACCAACCTCGATGTGCCCTCTCGGAAGGACTATCTGCTGTCCCCGCCGGTGTACACCATCCTTGATCATCACGAGACCATGGAGCATCATATGACAGCCAGCCGGCAGACGGACTCCCCGATGTCTGCTGGtggtgggagtgggaggggcttcTCTGTAGCTTCCATGCTGCCTCAGGGGCATGGCATCAACGCCTCATCTGGTTCCTTCGGCACGTTTACGTTTACGTCGGAACAGGCCGACATCGTAGCCTTGGCTATGCTGGAGCAGGAAATCCCTGGGAGGAGAGCTGCTGGGTGCACCGCAGACCACAGCACTCCAGCAATCTCCGCCACCACGGCATGGGAGCCCCCCAAGACTTCACCGTCGTCTGCCACGCAAGAGAGGGGCTTGTCTGCACCGCAGGGGAAGGCGACCAAGCCCATGGAGGCTGCGGTGACAAAGCCCCCCAGCCAGGGGTCTGTCAGAGCTCAGAGTGGGGAGGGGTCCATTATTGGGCTGACGGGATCCAGACATCCAACGGGTATTTCTTACTCCCAGGTGCAGTCCCATCCACTGGTTCCATCACAATGCGGGACCAGTTTGAGTGTCAACAATCTGATCAGGCCTAACTCGAGCCAGCAGCCTTACCCTGGCTCGCCCAGTCTCTCGGGCCAGCAGggctccatcccctcccctGTGGGATCTTCCCCACACTTGTCTCAGTCGTCCAACAGTTCCCTGCCCCCCTGCTCTGTCTCGGTCCAGCTCAACGACTACACCCCTCTGAAGGGTGCCCTCATGAGGAATCAGGCTGGTATGGGGGAGCGCCACGTCAAACATGTCTCCAAACGACAGGCCCAGGAAGAGGTCATGCTGACGTCTGGGAAGCGGCCCAAGCTATGCCCCCAGTCGACCCCCATCCATAGCCGCATGGAGGTAAAAGCCCCCGACCACACCCAGATGATGGTGGGGCAGATTCCCCCCGGCCCCTCAGCCATCATGAGCAGGATCAACCCTGATGGCGCTGGCTCCCTTTTCACCTCAAACTCTTTCATGAACACCGTTCTGCGTCCCATTGAGTGTCCACCCCAAGGACTGCCTGATCCAAACCAGTCTGTCCTGCCTCATGTTGCACAAGGACACCCCCAGCACACCTCATCCCAGTCGGGTCAACACCTCAGTGGAAACCCTTACATgaagcagcaacagcaacaacagcagcagcaacaacagcagcaacaacaacaacagcagcagcaacaacagcagcagcaacaggaaCAGCAAAGGCACCAGCTGTACCAGCTCCAACACCACCTGACCCAGCCTGACCCGGCGCAGCTCCACTCGCTCCACCAGAGgttgctgcagcagcaggagcaacaGCATGTCCAGAAGAAGAGGGGGCTGGTGAGAGGCAATCAGAGCAGCTCACCTGCTGGCCTGCATCAGAAACCGCATCACATGGAGAAGCCAGGggtccaacagcagcagcagcagcagcagctgcagcagcacccacagcaacaacagcatcaacaacacgcccagcagcaggcccaccaacaccaacagcagagccatcagCAGTCCCACCCGCAGCCtcaccaacaactaccacagcatccgcagcaaacacaccaacaacaacatcaacaacagcagcagctccagcagcagcagagctctCATTCAAGACATCAACAGCACCTCCAGCAGCagatccagcagcagcagcactttgGAGTGCGACCCCCAGAGAAGAGCTGCGAGAGCCAGGCAGGAGGACCCAGGAGCCACCATGCTGGGCATCTGGCACAGCAGGAGCACCTCAAG GCTGGCCAGGACCACAACAGCATGCAGAGGCTGCTGAGCTCCAGGAGCCTGGAGCAGCAGCTCATCACGCAGCCCAGCAACCCTGCCTCCCGGGCCCCCGACATGGCCTGCACCCCCTCCCGCCAGGAGCGCCACCGTGTCTCCAACTACTCTGCGGAGGCCCTCATCGGCAAGAGCTCGTCAAACGGtgaccaccaccaacagcagcagcaacagcagcagcagcagcagcaacaacagcagcagcaacaacagcaacaacaacagcaacaacagcagcaacagcaacaacagcagcagcaacaacaacagcaacaacaacagcagcaacagcgaATGGGGCTTCATCATCAGACTGGTCGTGGATCTGCTCCGGAGCAGTCTGACCTGCGGGGTTACCTGGACACGTCGCGTGGGAAGGCCAGCATAGGGCACAGCCAGAACCGCCACGAACACCCAGGCTCCTCAGACGTACAGCGAGTCTCAGAATGCCCTCCTTTCAAGGCCATGgtcagcggaggaggaggacatcaaCTGGGTGGTTTTGAGGTACAGGGGTCCCGCGGAGGGGACATGACCCCAAAACCTGTTCCCCCCACCCAGAGGGTTCCtcaggggcagcagcagcagcagcaggggggctTCAGGATGGGAGGGGGTCTTCCAGGGGACGGCAGGTCTCGTGGGGGCTACAGCGGAGCCCACCCTGGGTCTCAGGGTGGGGGGAGCGTGCTGTCGCGGGAGCAGGACAGCTGCCACCAGAGCTTCATGCAGAACCTGCTGTCGCCGCACTTACCCGAGCAGACGGCCCACCAGCGTCCGGTGCAGTGCTGCCCCCCGGTCAGCATCATGGAGTACGGCTGTGTGACCGCCAGCTCCACGGCCGACATGCAGGCCAAGGCCTCAAGTCCCAGCGGAGCCCAGAGCCAGAAGACCCAGAGCATGAGGCTCGGGGACGGCAGCAAGGGCCACCTCCCGCATGGGAGTGGGAACATGCACGGAGGAGGGAGCCCCGTGGTGAGAGCTGCcgttctcccccacccccccataccGCACAGCGGCCCCGAGCCTGGCGGCCGCCCCCCTGCCACCCGCGCTCCCTCCACCGCCGCCGGCCAGCGCTCCCGCCACCCGGGCCAGGACAACCTGCCCGCCAAGCTGAGGCCTGGGGAGCGACCGCGCTCCGGCCCCCTGAGACCCACCAACCCCTTCGAGCCGGAGGGGCACCTGCCGCTAGCCCCTGGGGGCCACCTGCCGCTGgcacctgggggtggggggctgctgAGCAGGCCTCAGTCCGGGGGGGACGCACGGCGCAGCAGCATCGTCCGCTTCAACGACGGGGACGGCAACCTGCTCCCAGACCAGCACCTCACGCAGAACTTCAGCTTCCCCTtcatcggggagggggggatgaaccccccgccgcctcctccgcccATCAACACCAACTCCACCTTCATACCGCCAGTGAGCCAGGCGGGCTCCTCGCGGACCCCCGCCCTCCTGCCCGTGGAGCCGCAGAACACCCTGCCCTCCTTCTATTCGTCCTACTCCCCGGCGGCCCACCCCAGCCTGCCCAGCGACCTGCCACTGCAGTACTTCTCCAACCAGATGTTCACCAGCCCCGGGGGGGACAAGGGTGGCGCCGCGCCCCTCAACAACCGCTTCGGCTCCATCCTGTCCCCGCCCCGCCCGGTGGGCTTCGGTCAGGCCAGCTTCCCCCTGCTCCCGGAGATGCCCCCCATGCCCATCACCAACGCCTCGGGCATCACGCCGCACCTCTCCAACTTCAGTCTGACCTCGCTGTTCCCGGAGATCGCCACGGCGATGCCCAGCGACGGCTCCTCCATGCCCATGTCCCCGCTGCTGTCGCTGTCCAACGCCTCGGCCGCCGACTCGGGCAAGCAGACCAACCGGCCCGCCCACAACATCAGCCACATCCTGGGCCACGACGGCAGCTCCGCCGTCTGA
- the naa50 gene encoding N-alpha-acetyltransferase 50 isoform X2, with protein sequence MKGRIELGDVTPHNIKQLKRLNQVIFPVSYNDKFYKDVLEVGELAKLAYFNDIAVGAVCCRVDHSQNQKRLYIMTLGCLAPYRRLGIGTKMLNHVLNICEKDGTFDNIYLHVQISNESAIDFYQKFGFEIIETKKNYYKRIEPADAHVLQKSLRSPSAAPSGELQKAE encoded by the exons ATGAAGGG CCGAATTGAGCTCGGGGACGTGACGCCCCACAACATCAAGCAGCTAAAACGCCTCAACCAGGTCATCTTCCCTGTCAGCTACAACGACAAGTTTTACAAAGATGTTTTGGAAGTGGGAGAGCTTGCCAAGCTAG CGTACTTCAATGACATTGCAGTGGGGGCTGTATGCTGCCGAGTGGACCATTCGCAGAACCAGAAGAGACTGTACATCATGACACTCGGCTGTCTAGCACCTTACCGTAGACTAGGAATCG GTACAAAGATGCTGAACCATGTGCTTAACATCTGTGAGAAGGACGGTACCTTTGACAACATATACCT TCATGTGCAGATCAGCAACGAGTCGGCCATTGACTTTTACCAAAAGTTCGGCTTTGAGATCATCGAAACGAAAAAGAATTACTACAAGAGGATAGAGCCGGCTGATGCCCACGTGCTGCAGAAGAGCCTGCGCAGCCCCAGCGCCGCCCCCAGCGGAGAGCTCCAGAAGGCTGAGTGA
- the naa50 gene encoding N-alpha-acetyltransferase 50 isoform X1 — MKGSRIELGDVTPHNIKQLKRLNQVIFPVSYNDKFYKDVLEVGELAKLAYFNDIAVGAVCCRVDHSQNQKRLYIMTLGCLAPYRRLGIGTKMLNHVLNICEKDGTFDNIYLHVQISNESAIDFYQKFGFEIIETKKNYYKRIEPADAHVLQKSLRSPSAAPSGELQKAE; from the exons ATGAAGGG TAGCCGAATTGAGCTCGGGGACGTGACGCCCCACAACATCAAGCAGCTAAAACGCCTCAACCAGGTCATCTTCCCTGTCAGCTACAACGACAAGTTTTACAAAGATGTTTTGGAAGTGGGAGAGCTTGCCAAGCTAG CGTACTTCAATGACATTGCAGTGGGGGCTGTATGCTGCCGAGTGGACCATTCGCAGAACCAGAAGAGACTGTACATCATGACACTCGGCTGTCTAGCACCTTACCGTAGACTAGGAATCG GTACAAAGATGCTGAACCATGTGCTTAACATCTGTGAGAAGGACGGTACCTTTGACAACATATACCT TCATGTGCAGATCAGCAACGAGTCGGCCATTGACTTTTACCAAAAGTTCGGCTTTGAGATCATCGAAACGAAAAAGAATTACTACAAGAGGATAGAGCCGGCTGATGCCCACGTGCTGCAGAAGAGCCTGCGCAGCCCCAGCGCCGCCCCCAGCGGAGAGCTCCAGAAGGCTGAGTGA